From a region of the Apibacter sp. B3706 genome:
- a CDS encoding tetratricopeptide repeat protein gives MKKISVSLFILVSFLSFGQEKEIKDAFNALEKGNKTQAESLIQQVEPTVSSNISGINPDVYAKYLYVKGNSLLEQGKTLESAKIFSKLALYEKGPIYSLKNKNTKEKAFVLTKEEAEKLKYQGFTGLKETKSGTNYIQKIIPILEQKRQELSGRATSEYNAKQFSKAADDFLESFYLTQAAGNADEVFKYYAAISYHAANNNKKALELYLELLNEGYTGKTTTYTALQNGKRVGLSEEQYNLFKSAPNSGFSDFKKEESPSVEADLYNYAISLLVADKRYNEAMALAEKGLKKFPNDTNLNSQIGELYYQTGQTDKYIAKLREAIVKKPNDYVSYYNLGVLYSKDPKTVELAKEYYNKTILIKPDYPAAYLNLAALLLAPDKEIVEKMKALGSSRADQQKYDALVEKRKAMFKQALPYMEKAYSYDQKDKGIIQALIEAYRVLQMKDKMEEMKKAESAL, from the coding sequence ATGAAAAAAATATCAGTTTCTCTATTTATATTAGTTAGTTTTTTGTCTTTTGGCCAAGAGAAAGAAATAAAAGATGCTTTTAATGCATTAGAGAAAGGAAATAAAACTCAGGCAGAGTCATTAATACAGCAAGTAGAACCAACGGTTAGTTCTAATATATCCGGAATCAATCCCGACGTATATGCTAAATATTTATATGTAAAAGGAAATTCTTTATTGGAACAAGGAAAAACTCTTGAATCTGCTAAAATATTTTCCAAATTAGCCCTTTATGAAAAAGGCCCTATTTATTCTTTAAAAAATAAAAATACTAAAGAAAAGGCTTTTGTTCTTACTAAAGAAGAAGCAGAAAAACTTAAATACCAAGGTTTTACAGGTTTAAAAGAAACTAAATCAGGTACAAACTATATTCAAAAAATAATTCCGATTTTAGAACAAAAAAGACAAGAATTATCCGGCAGGGCAACTTCTGAATATAATGCAAAACAATTTTCGAAAGCGGCTGATGATTTCTTAGAATCCTTTTATTTAACTCAAGCAGCAGGAAATGCGGATGAAGTTTTTAAATATTATGCAGCAATTTCTTATCATGCAGCCAATAATAATAAAAAAGCTCTTGAACTGTACTTAGAATTACTAAATGAAGGCTATACAGGTAAGACAACCACGTATACAGCTTTACAAAACGGTAAAAGAGTCGGTTTAAGCGAAGAACAATACAATTTATTCAAATCGGCACCTAATTCCGGGTTTTCTGACTTTAAAAAAGAGGAATCACCTTCCGTTGAAGCAGATTTATATAATTATGCAATTTCCTTATTAGTTGCAGATAAAAGGTATAATGAAGCTATGGCTTTAGCTGAAAAAGGATTGAAAAAATTTCCGAATGATACTAATTTAAATTCTCAAATAGGAGAATTATACTATCAAACCGGTCAAACAGATAAATACATTGCTAAATTAAGAGAAGCTATTGTAAAAAAACCTAATGATTATGTTTCTTATTATAATTTAGGAGTATTATACAGCAAAGATCCTAAAACAGTTGAATTAGCTAAAGAATATTATAATAAGACTATACTTATTAAGCCTGATTATCCGGCAGCATATTTGAATTTGGCAGCTTTATTATTAGCTCCTGATAAAGAAATTGTAGAAAAAATGAAAGCCTTAGGATCTTCAAGAGCTGATCAACAAAAATATGATGCTTTAGTCGAAAAAAGAAAAGCAATGTTCAAACAGGCTTTACCTTATATGGAGAAAGCATACAGTTATGATCAAAAAGATAAAGGTATTATTCAAGCGTTAATAGAAGCGTATAGAGTTTTACAGATGAAGGATAAAATGGAAGAAATGAAAAAAGCAGAATCTGCTTTATAA
- a CDS encoding glycosyltransferase encodes MHGDLHLKISIIIAVYNRKDELQELLFSLINQRDKNFEIVIVDDGSQEKLEPIVSTYAEVLDIKYYYKSNSGAGLSRNYGAEHASGNYYIFLDSDCIAPVHYIENVRKELRFNYVDAFGGADSADKNFNDLQKAISYSMTSLLTTGGIRGNKKAINKFQPRSFNMGISKEAFKSVGGFSELRVGEDPDLSLTLWEKGFKTRFFPECKVFHKRRTSLKKFANQVYHFGIARPILNQRHPNFSKITFWFPSLFLIFTVLSLVLSIVNYRCIFPLLFYFCAIFLDSSYKNRSIKIGLISLLTTFIQFFSYGFGFLQSYIKLNILNREPKEAFPSHFY; translated from the coding sequence ATGCATGGAGATTTACATTTAAAAATTTCAATTATTATAGCAGTCTATAATAGAAAAGATGAACTACAGGAATTACTGTTTAGTTTAATTAATCAAAGGGATAAAAATTTTGAAATTGTTATTGTAGACGATGGATCTCAAGAAAAGTTAGAACCTATAGTCTCCACTTATGCAGAGGTATTGGATATTAAATATTATTACAAATCAAATTCCGGAGCAGGATTATCAAGAAATTACGGAGCGGAACACGCTTCAGGAAATTATTATATTTTCTTAGATTCAGATTGTATTGCTCCGGTTCATTATATAGAAAATGTTCGTAAAGAATTAAGATTTAATTATGTGGACGCTTTTGGAGGAGCTGATTCGGCCGATAAAAATTTTAATGATTTACAAAAAGCAATTTCATATTCCATGACTTCTTTATTAACCACGGGAGGAATTCGTGGCAATAAAAAAGCGATAAATAAATTCCAGCCTAGAAGTTTTAATATGGGTATATCCAAAGAAGCATTTAAAAGTGTTGGCGGATTTTCGGAATTGAGGGTAGGAGAAGACCCCGATTTAAGTCTTACTCTTTGGGAAAAAGGGTTTAAAACCCGATTTTTTCCTGAATGCAAGGTTTTTCATAAAAGAAGAACTTCCCTTAAGAAATTTGCTAATCAAGTATATCATTTTGGAATTGCCCGTCCCATATTGAACCAAAGACATCCTAACTTTTCAAAAATTACTTTTTGGTTTCCTTCTCTTTTTTTGATATTCACTGTTTTGTCCTTAGTTTTATCGATAGTTAATTATAGATGTATCTTTCCTTTGCTTTTTTATTTCTGTGCTATTTTCCTTGATTCAAGCTATAAAAACAGGAGCATCAAAATCGGTCTCATATCTTTACTTACAACATTTATTCAATTTTTTTCCTATGGATTTGGCTTTTTACAATCCTATATAAAATTAAATATCTTAAATAGGGAACCTAAAGAGGCATTTCCATCACACTTTTATTAG
- a CDS encoding LemA family protein: MKKGCLIGGGIIGLIAIIVIGVFMWGVSINNNMIELNNDVNLKWSAVESSYQRRSDLVPGLVATVNKATNYEKETLTSVIEARAKATSVQIDPSNLSPEKLAEYQKAQSGLGSALGRLLVTIEKYPDLKANQNILGLQNQLEGTENRIKIDRDNFNQSVTTYNNYIQKFPASIVANFRNFKEKGTFKADAGAEKAPNVDQLLNGK; the protein is encoded by the coding sequence ATGAAAAAAGGATGTTTAATCGGAGGTGGTATTATAGGATTAATCGCTATAATTGTAATCGGAGTATTTATGTGGGGGGTAAGCATTAATAATAATATGATTGAACTAAATAACGATGTAAATTTAAAATGGAGTGCTGTAGAAAGTTCATATCAAAGAAGATCAGACTTAGTACCCGGTTTAGTAGCAACCGTTAATAAAGCAACCAATTATGAGAAAGAAACTCTTACTTCTGTAATTGAAGCCAGAGCAAAAGCAACTTCAGTACAGATTGATCCTTCAAATTTATCTCCTGAAAAATTAGCTGAATATCAAAAAGCGCAATCCGGCTTAGGTTCTGCTTTAGGCAGATTATTAGTTACTATTGAAAAATATCCTGATTTAAAAGCCAATCAAAATATTTTAGGACTTCAAAATCAATTGGAAGGAACAGAAAATAGAATTAAAATCGATAGAGATAACTTCAACCAATCTGTTACAACCTATAACAATTATATACAAAAGTTCCCCGCAAGTATTGTTGCTAATTTTAGAAATTTTAAAGAAAAAGGAACATTTAAAGCAGATGCAGGTGCTGAAAAAGCCCCAAATGTTGATCAATTGTTAAACGGTAAATAA
- a CDS encoding aminotransferase class V-fold PLP-dependent enzyme encodes MNEDLKDIKNIFPILNQLVNGKPLVYLDNAATTQKPISVIEAEEKYYKTINSNVHRGIHTLSQLATVEMEESRKSVQQFLNAKKDYEIIFTKGTTDSINLVATGIEPLLNEGDEIIISNLEHHSNIVPWQLLAERKNLKIKVIPVDDNGDLMMDEYDRLLSEKTKIVAVNHISNALGVVNPIEEIISKAHKMGSYVLIDGAQAVSHRKVDVQNLDADFYVFSSHKLYGPTGVGILYGKENILESMKPYQGGGEMIKEVTFEKTTYADLPFKFEAGTPNIAGNIVLKTAIDFVQTIGFKNISKHEDEIMKYAKNKLSQLDNIIIYAQNAKHTSGALSFNLDIENIHSSDVGFILDKQGIAVRTGHHCAQPIMQRLGIKGTVRASFAIYTTKEDIDQLIDGMYLAQKMLR; translated from the coding sequence ATGAACGAAGATTTAAAAGATATAAAAAATATTTTTCCTATACTGAATCAGTTAGTAAATGGCAAACCTTTAGTCTATCTTGATAATGCTGCAACTACTCAAAAGCCGATTTCCGTAATAGAGGCAGAAGAAAAATATTATAAAACTATAAACTCTAATGTTCATAGAGGAATTCATACCCTTAGTCAATTGGCTACCGTGGAAATGGAAGAATCCCGAAAGTCTGTGCAACAATTTTTAAATGCAAAAAAGGATTACGAAATTATTTTTACTAAAGGAACGACCGACAGTATCAACTTAGTAGCTACAGGAATAGAACCCTTACTTAACGAAGGCGATGAAATTATTATATCCAATTTAGAACATCATTCGAATATCGTTCCTTGGCAATTATTAGCCGAACGAAAAAATCTAAAAATTAAAGTTATTCCTGTGGATGACAACGGAGATTTGATGATGGATGAATATGATCGACTCCTTTCGGAAAAAACTAAAATAGTAGCTGTAAATCATATTTCCAATGCATTGGGTGTAGTTAATCCAATTGAAGAAATAATTTCCAAAGCTCATAAAATGGGTTCATATGTACTTATAGACGGAGCGCAAGCCGTATCCCACCGAAAGGTTGACGTGCAAAATTTAGATGCCGATTTTTATGTATTCTCTTCACATAAGCTTTATGGTCCTACCGGTGTGGGTATTTTATACGGTAAAGAAAATATATTAGAATCCATGAAACCCTACCAGGGAGGTGGAGAAATGATTAAAGAAGTTACTTTTGAAAAGACGACCTATGCAGATTTACCTTTTAAATTTGAAGCAGGCACTCCGAATATTGCCGGTAATATTGTCTTAAAAACTGCTATAGATTTTGTGCAAACTATAGGTTTTAAAAATATTAGTAAGCATGAAGACGAAATTATGAAGTATGCTAAAAATAAACTTTCGCAACTAGATAATATAATCATCTATGCTCAAAATGCAAAACATACTTCCGGAGCACTTTCTTTTAATTTAGATATCGAAAATATTCATTCGTCAGATGTCGGATTTATTTTAGATAAACAAGGGATAGCAGTAAGGACCGGACATCATTGCGCTCAACCCATTATGCAACGCTTGGGAATAAAAGGTACTGTTCGAGCATCATTTGCCATCTATACAACTAAGGAAGATATTGATCAATTAATTGATGGGATGTATTTAGCTCAAAAAATGCTTAGATAA
- the nrdG gene encoding anaerobic ribonucleoside-triphosphate reductase activating protein: MTKLSILDIIQDTTVDGPGFRTSIYAAGCIHKCVECHNPESWDIDNGKPYTINELIEIINQSEFSNVTFTGGDPLIQVKEFTELAKEIKATSHKNIWCYTGFTFEQIHKSKKLSQILPYIDVLVDGKYVNTLYEEGLPFRGSSNQRIIDVQKTLLHKSIVIRENQFI, translated from the coding sequence ATGACTAAATTATCTATACTGGATATTATACAGGATACAACGGTGGACGGGCCCGGCTTTAGGACTTCAATTTATGCGGCAGGTTGCATTCATAAATGTGTAGAATGCCACAATCCGGAATCTTGGGATATTGATAATGGAAAACCCTATACAATTAATGAGCTGATTGAGATTATAAATCAATCAGAATTTTCAAATGTAACTTTTACGGGCGGTGACCCGTTAATACAAGTAAAAGAATTTACAGAACTAGCCAAAGAAATTAAAGCTACTTCGCATAAAAATATTTGGTGTTACACCGGGTTTACCTTTGAACAAATACATAAATCCAAAAAATTATCACAAATTTTACCTTATATAGACGTACTTGTAGACGGTAAATACGTGAATACTTTATACGAAGAAGGATTACCATTTAGAGGAAGCTCCAATCAAAGAATAATTGATGTCCAAAAAACACTTTTACATAAAAGTATTGTAATCAGAGAGAACCAATTTATATAA
- the gyrA gene encoding DNA gyrase subunit A has product MIGEGEKLIPINIEDEMKSSYIDYSMSVIVSRALPDVRDGLKPVHRRVLYGMYELGVTANSSYKKSARIVGEVMGKYHPHGDSSVYDTMVRLAQEWSMRYQLVDGQGNYGSVDGDPPAAMRYTEARLKKISEEILSDIDKDTVDTQLNFDDTLEEPKVMPTRIPILLVNGASGIAVGMATNMAPHNLTESISAICAYIDNRNITIDELMQHIKAPDFPTGGIIYGYEGVKSAFETGRGRIILRGKANFEEVHGREAIVVTEIPYQVNKADMIARTAELIKEDKLQGISEIRDESDRNGMRVVYELKHDAIPNVVLNLLYKYTALQTSFSVNNIALVNGRPVQLNLKDIIHHFVEHRHDVVVRRTQYLLKKAQERAHILEGFMKVIATQDTLDLAIKIIRESSSPSEAKTGLIQEFELTEIQAQAILDLRLARLTGMELDKIRDEYNAIMKEIEYLKTILNDEGLRYSIIKEELEEIKQKYGDERKTEINFAGGEMSIEDIIPDEKVVLTISKMGYIKRTSLSEYKTQSRGGVGNRAASTRDEDFLEYVVSATAHQYMLFFTEKGKCFWLRVFEVPEGSKIAKGRPIQNLINIESDDKIKAYILTHDLKNEEYINNTFLVMVTQKGTIKKTTLEAYSRPRANGINAINVREGDTLVSASLTSGNDEIMIATKYGKAIRFPQEKLRPIGRNASGVRGITLGDEDDEVIGMVIISDPENDTILVVSEQGYGKRTHADAYRITNRGGKGVITLNITDKTGNLIAIQKVTDDNDLMIINKSGVAIRMSVEQLRVMSRNTQGVKLINLKKNDEIAAITKIEKEEGVDEEEYDENGNTINGETSLNVTEINEKLNDSDYSENDLNESNEENNSESED; this is encoded by the coding sequence ATGATAGGAGAAGGGGAAAAATTAATTCCTATTAATATTGAAGATGAAATGAAATCATCTTACATTGATTATTCAATGTCTGTGATAGTTTCCAGGGCTCTACCCGATGTAAGAGATGGTTTGAAACCCGTACATAGAAGGGTTTTATATGGGATGTATGAATTGGGAGTTACTGCCAACAGTTCTTACAAAAAATCTGCAAGAATCGTTGGGGAGGTTATGGGTAAATACCATCCTCATGGAGACTCGTCAGTATATGACACTATGGTAAGGCTTGCTCAGGAATGGTCTATGAGGTATCAGCTGGTAGACGGTCAAGGTAACTACGGTTCCGTAGACGGCGACCCGCCTGCAGCAATGAGGTATACTGAAGCCCGACTAAAAAAGATTTCCGAAGAAATATTATCGGATATAGATAAAGATACGGTTGATACTCAACTTAACTTCGACGATACATTAGAAGAGCCTAAAGTAATGCCTACCCGTATTCCTATTCTGTTAGTGAACGGTGCATCAGGAATCGCGGTTGGTATGGCTACCAATATGGCTCCTCATAATCTTACTGAATCTATTAGTGCCATTTGTGCGTATATTGATAACAGAAATATTACTATTGATGAATTAATGCAGCACATTAAAGCTCCCGATTTTCCTACCGGTGGTATCATATACGGTTATGAAGGGGTAAAATCTGCGTTTGAAACAGGAAGGGGGAGAATCATTTTACGAGGAAAAGCCAATTTCGAAGAGGTACACGGCAGAGAAGCCATCGTAGTAACAGAAATTCCATACCAGGTAAATAAAGCCGATATGATTGCTCGTACAGCCGAGTTAATCAAAGAAGATAAATTACAAGGTATTTCTGAAATCAGAGATGAGTCTGACAGAAATGGAATGAGAGTAGTTTATGAGCTTAAACATGATGCCATCCCGAATGTAGTTTTAAATCTTTTATACAAATATACAGCATTACAAACCTCGTTTAGTGTTAATAACATTGCACTAGTAAACGGAAGACCCGTTCAGCTTAATTTAAAAGATATCATTCATCATTTTGTTGAGCACAGACATGACGTAGTAGTAAGACGTACTCAATACCTTCTAAAGAAAGCTCAAGAACGAGCCCATATCTTGGAAGGATTTATGAAAGTTATTGCTACTCAAGATACTTTAGATTTAGCCATTAAAATTATCCGTGAAAGTTCTAGTCCAAGCGAAGCAAAAACGGGCTTAATTCAAGAATTTGAATTAACGGAAATACAAGCTCAAGCGATCCTGGATCTTAGATTGGCTCGTTTAACCGGAATGGAGTTGGATAAAATCCGAGATGAGTACAATGCTATTATGAAAGAGATCGAATACCTTAAGACTATTTTAAATGACGAAGGACTAAGATATTCTATCATTAAAGAGGAATTAGAAGAAATCAAGCAAAAATACGGTGACGAGCGTAAGACCGAAATCAATTTTGCGGGTGGTGAAATGAGTATTGAAGATATTATTCCTGATGAAAAAGTTGTTTTAACTATTTCTAAAATGGGATATATCAAAAGAACTTCTCTTTCAGAATATAAGACCCAATCAAGAGGTGGCGTTGGAAACCGTGCAGCATCTACCAGAGATGAAGATTTCCTTGAATATGTTGTTTCCGCTACTGCACATCAGTACATGCTTTTCTTCACAGAAAAAGGTAAATGTTTCTGGTTACGAGTATTTGAAGTTCCTGAAGGTTCCAAAATAGCTAAAGGACGACCTATTCAGAATTTAATTAATATCGAATCAGACGATAAAATCAAAGCTTATATTTTAACTCATGACTTAAAAAATGAGGAATATATAAATAATACGTTTTTAGTTATGGTTACCCAAAAAGGAACCATCAAAAAAACAACATTGGAAGCTTATTCCAGACCACGTGCCAACGGAATTAATGCTATTAATGTCAGGGAAGGAGATACTTTGGTAAGCGCAAGTTTAACTTCCGGTAATGATGAAATAATGATTGCTACCAAATATGGAAAAGCTATTCGCTTCCCTCAAGAAAAATTAAGACCTATCGGTAGAAATGCTTCAGGTGTACGAGGTATTACTTTGGGCGATGAGGATGACGAAGTAATTGGAATGGTTATTATTTCAGATCCTGAAAATGACACTATTTTAGTTGTATCAGAACAAGGATATGGAAAACGAACTCACGCCGATGCATATCGTATTACTAACAGAGGAGGAAAAGGAGTTATAACTTTAAATATAACTGATAAGACCGGTAATCTGATAGCTATCCAAAAAGTTACCGATGATAACGATTTAATGATCATTAATAAATCCGGTGTAGCCATCAGAATGTCTGTGGAACAACTTAGAGTTATGAGCAGGAATACACAAGGAGTTAAATTAATTAATCTTAAAAAGAACGATGAAATTGCTGCCATAACTAAAATTGAAAAAGAAGAAGGGGTTGATGAAGAAGAATATGATGAAAATGGAAATACTATTAATGGTGAAACCTCGCTTAACGTTACAGAAATAAATGAAAAATTAAATGATTCTGACTATTCAGAAAATGATTTAAATGAATCAAACGAAGAAAATAATTCAGAATCAGAGGATTAA
- a CDS encoding TPM domain-containing protein yields MLFSPRDEEDIIEAIRQAEAMSTGEIRVHIDQNLTGDALATAQSLFTKLGMEKTKDRNGVLFYVSENKKKIAVIGDVNIHKYVHQNFWDGLLKEITFSFKKDNYKEGLINAILKTGTKLKKFFPRDGKNIENELPNEISR; encoded by the coding sequence ATGTTATTTTCACCCCGGGACGAAGAAGATATTATTGAAGCCATTAGACAAGCCGAAGCGATGTCTACAGGGGAAATTAGGGTACATATAGACCAAAACCTAACGGGGGATGCGTTAGCCACGGCGCAATCCCTTTTTACCAAATTGGGTATGGAAAAAACAAAAGATAGAAATGGTGTCTTATTTTATGTATCCGAAAATAAGAAAAAAATTGCTGTAATTGGAGATGTCAACATTCATAAATATGTGCATCAAAATTTTTGGGATGGACTTTTAAAGGAAATTACATTTTCATTTAAAAAAGATAATTATAAAGAAGGATTAATCAACGCAATTTTAAAAACCGGAACTAAATTGAAAAAATTTTTTCCAAGAGATGGAAAAAATATAGAAAATGAATTACCCAATGAAATATCCCGTTAA
- a CDS encoding anaerobic ribonucleoside triphosphate reductase: MIQTVIKRDGRIVEFNKNKIFNAISKAMQNTENGVDSFLIQKITEDISQTGNVEMTVEAIQDMVEMELMNSPRKEVAKKYISYRDQRNVARKAKTCNMFLEIIETKSNEVTRENANMNADTPAGMMMKFASETTKPFVDDYLLSPEAKEAVLSNYIHIHDKDYYPTKSLTCVQHPLNKILENGLFAGHGESRPAKRIETASMLACISLETAQNEMHGGQAIPAFDFYLAPFVRKSYIEEIKILENINGQNYEHLYDYAIKDYVKEELDQKQGDERIVQHAINRTVSRVHQSMEAFIHNMNTIHSRGGNQVVFSSINYGTDTSPEGRCVIRELLTSTNEGVGNGGTAIFPIQIWKKKRGVSYLPEDPNYDLYKLACKVSARRFFPNFLNLDATFNHHEKWNAQDPKRYQYETATMGCRTRVFENRFGEKTSIGRGNLSFTTINLVRLALETREINDETERKHQFFQKLDHTLQIAAEQLHQRFEFQKTAAPKQFPLLMSTLWNGSEELKSEETVEKVINQGTLGIGFIGLAEALVALIGKHHAEDEEAQKLGLEIVTFMRDKSLTFSENYKHNYSILATPAEGIAGRFTRKDKKDFGSIKGITDREYYTNSNHVPVYYKCSAHLKAKIEAPYHDLTRGGHIFYVEIDGDATHNPESIMTVVDMMDKYNIGYSSVNHTRNRCLPCGYENASAHLDECPKCGSTHIDRLQRITGYLVGTTDRWNYAKLAELNDRIIHD, translated from the coding sequence ATGATTCAGACAGTTATTAAAAGAGATGGACGCATTGTCGAGTTTAATAAAAATAAGATTTTTAATGCGATTAGCAAAGCTATGCAAAATACGGAAAATGGAGTGGATTCTTTTTTAATACAAAAAATTACTGAAGATATATCTCAGACAGGCAATGTAGAAATGACGGTTGAAGCCATTCAAGACATGGTAGAGATGGAATTAATGAACAGTCCCCGTAAAGAAGTGGCAAAAAAATATATATCCTATAGAGATCAAAGAAATGTTGCAAGAAAGGCTAAAACTTGCAATATGTTTTTGGAGATCATTGAAACCAAATCCAATGAAGTTACAAGGGAAAACGCAAACATGAATGCAGACACCCCTGCAGGAATGATGATGAAATTTGCCAGTGAAACTACCAAACCCTTTGTAGATGATTATCTTTTAAGTCCTGAAGCCAAAGAAGCGGTTCTTTCCAACTATATACACATTCACGATAAAGACTATTACCCGACTAAAAGTCTAACTTGTGTGCAACATCCATTAAATAAAATTTTAGAAAACGGTCTTTTTGCAGGACATGGAGAATCAAGACCGGCCAAAAGAATTGAAACCGCCAGCATGTTGGCTTGCATTTCATTAGAAACCGCTCAAAATGAAATGCACGGAGGACAAGCAATTCCGGCATTTGACTTTTATTTAGCGCCGTTTGTTAGAAAAAGCTATATCGAGGAAATAAAAATTCTTGAAAATATAAACGGTCAAAATTATGAACACCTGTATGACTACGCGATTAAGGATTATGTTAAGGAAGAACTTGATCAAAAACAAGGTGATGAAAGAATTGTACAACATGCCATCAATAGAACCGTAAGCAGAGTTCATCAATCCATGGAAGCATTTATCCACAACATGAATACGATCCATTCCAGGGGAGGAAATCAAGTAGTATTCAGTTCCATTAATTATGGTACGGATACTTCTCCGGAAGGAAGATGTGTGATAAGAGAACTTTTAACAAGTACGAATGAAGGTGTTGGAAACGGTGGAACAGCGATTTTTCCTATCCAAATATGGAAGAAAAAGCGAGGAGTAAGTTATTTACCGGAGGATCCGAATTATGACCTGTATAAATTAGCATGCAAAGTTAGCGCCCGACGTTTTTTTCCTAACTTTTTGAACTTAGATGCTACATTCAATCATCATGAAAAATGGAATGCACAAGATCCTAAAAGATATCAATACGAAACAGCCACTATGGGATGTCGTACGCGTGTGTTTGAAAACAGATTTGGAGAGAAAACATCCATAGGTAGAGGTAATCTATCTTTTACAACAATCAACTTAGTTAGATTGGCATTAGAAACCCGCGAAATAAATGATGAAACTGAAAGAAAACATCAATTTTTCCAAAAGCTGGATCATACGTTACAAATAGCTGCCGAGCAACTGCATCAACGTTTTGAATTTCAAAAAACAGCAGCTCCCAAACAATTTCCTTTATTAATGTCGACATTATGGAATGGATCCGAAGAACTAAAGTCTGAAGAGACAGTAGAAAAAGTAATCAACCAAGGAACTTTGGGAATCGGATTTATAGGACTTGCCGAAGCTTTAGTAGCTTTGATAGGAAAACATCATGCGGAAGATGAGGAGGCTCAAAAATTAGGACTGGAAATAGTTACATTTATGAGGGATAAGTCTTTAACTTTTTCAGAAAATTATAAACACAACTATAGTATTCTAGCTACACCGGCAGAGGGCATTGCAGGTAGATTCACCAGAAAAGATAAAAAAGACTTTGGAAGTATTAAAGGTATCACGGACAGAGAATACTATACTAATTCTAATCACGTACCGGTATATTATAAATGCAGCGCTCACTTAAAAGCTAAAATTGAAGCTCCTTATCATGATTTAACTCGCGGTGGACATATTTTTTATGTTGAAATAGATGGAGATGCCACTCACAATCCCGAATCAATCATGACTGTAGTGGATATGATGGATAAATATAACATCGGCTATTCTTCTGTGAATCATACTCGAAACAGATGTTTACCCTGCGGGTATGAAAATGCTTCTGCGCATTTAGACGAATGCCCAAAATGTGGAAGCACCCATATTGACCGTTTGCAACGAATTACGGGATATTTAGTAGGGACAACCGATAGATGGAATTATGCTAAGTTAGCGGAATTAAACGACCGTATTATTCATGACTAA
- a CDS encoding TPM domain-containing protein, producing MNYPMKYPVKIILVLFGVLFLNNFIYGQTEFKIPEKPNIIYPVNDYANILTEEQQNKLNNKLISYSDSTSTEIIVCIVKTLNGDDINYVGAKWGEKWQIGQKYKNNGILLLIASDDHKLAIQNGRGVEDAMTDYTSSTIIHQYMIPYLQQNDYYGAINSGTDQIIKVLQGKFKADNPEDTDDTTSGIIVAVFIFFIILLYILMHKNNRNNTYYDRNGKRKNNDDDFWGGLGGFIGGSIFGGSGGSSSRGGGFGGFGGGGSFGGGGASGSW from the coding sequence ATGAATTACCCAATGAAATATCCCGTTAAAATTATTTTAGTCCTTTTTGGCGTATTATTTTTAAATAATTTCATTTACGGCCAAACGGAATTTAAAATCCCGGAAAAACCAAATATAATTTACCCCGTTAATGATTATGCTAATATTCTTACGGAAGAGCAACAAAATAAATTAAATAATAAGCTAATATCTTATAGCGATTCAACCTCCACGGAAATAATTGTTTGTATTGTTAAAACATTAAATGGTGACGATATCAATTATGTGGGAGCCAAATGGGGTGAAAAATGGCAAATCGGACAAAAATATAAAAATAATGGTATTTTATTATTAATAGCTTCCGATGATCATAAATTAGCTATACAGAATGGACGGGGAGTGGAAGATGCCATGACTGACTATACTTCCAGTACTATTATTCATCAATATATGATTCCTTATCTTCAACAAAATGATTATTATGGTGCTATAAACTCCGGTACGGATCAAATTATAAAGGTTCTTCAAGGGAAATTTAAAGCAGATAACCCGGAGGATACTGATGATACTACTTCAGGGATCATAGTTGCCGTATTTATATTTTTCATTATACTGTTATATATATTAATGCATAAAAACAATAGAAACAACACATATTATGACCGAAATGGTAAAAGAAAAAATAATGATGATGATTTTTGGGGTGGTTTAGGTGGATTTATCGGCGGAAGTATATTTGGCGGTAGTGGGGGCAGTAGTTCCCGAGGTGGTGGTTTTGGAGGTTTTGGCGGCGGAGGAAGCTTTGGTGGAGGCGGTGCCAGTGGTAGTTGGTAA